The following coding sequences are from one Lolium rigidum isolate FL_2022 chromosome 6, APGP_CSIRO_Lrig_0.1, whole genome shotgun sequence window:
- the LOC124667081 gene encoding DNA-directed RNA polymerases II and IV subunit 5A-like: MSSGLIAEDVAVKRMVRIRRTVMCMLRDRGYLVVEHELSMNRRDFERKYGESFHREDMLINKCKKNDPNDQIYVFFPNDEKVGMKHIKKYVEMMNAEKVSRALLVVQQNLTPFAKNFIIQELEPKIHLEVFQDAEMLINIKEHVLIPEHQVLTNEEKKTLLARYTLKETQLPRIQMTDPIARYYGLKRGQVVKIIRPSETAGRYVTYRYVV; this comes from the exons ATGTCGTCGGGTCTGATAGCGGAGGACGTCGCCGTGAAGCGGATGGTCCGGATCCGGCGGACGGTGATGTGTATGCTGCGTGACCGCGGCTACCTGGTGGTGGAGCACGAGCTGTCCATGAACCGCCGCGACTTCGAGCGCAAGTACGGCGAGTCCTTCCACCGCGAGGACATGCTCATCAACAAGTGCAAGAAGAACGACCCCAACGACCAG ATATACGTTTTCTTCCCGAACGATGAGAAGGTGGGGATGAAGCACATCAAGAAGTATGTCGAAATGATGAATGCGGAGAAAGTCTCCAGGGCTCTGCTGGTCGTTCAGCAGAACCTCACCCCATTTGCAAAAAACTTCATCATTCAAGAACTAGAGCCAAAGATCCACTTGGAGGTTTTTCAG GATGCCGAAATGCTTATAAATATCAAGGAACATGTTCTTATTCCGGAGCACCAGGTGCTTACTAATGAGGAAAAGAAGACATTATTGGCGCGCTACACTTTAAAGGAAACTCAG CTACCAAGAATACAAATGACCGATCCCATTGCGAGGTACTACGGCCTCAAACGAGGACAGGTAGTGAAGATCATCAGGCCCAGCGAGACAGCAGGACGATACGTCACATATCGCTATGTCGTATGA